The following proteins are encoded in a genomic region of Chryseobacterium cucumeris:
- a CDS encoding GYDIA family GHMP kinase: MSAIFSPGKLMLTSEYFAIDGALVLAVPTRLGQEFFFEEKEDGKSLILWEAYHQNTLWLKAVIDYKNWQILETNIPSSAEFITKTLQNVQLLSDSKFKTDLTYYLKTNLQFPADYGLGSSSTLMNNLAEWAEIDPFHLNTISLGGSGYDIAVAKEKSAVLFQSKPEIKYEKVDFNPSFKNELIFIHLNQKQDSREGINFYKSKKKSPELVGEFSDITKKIMLCDELENFSELMVIHERKIADFLEILTVKEKFFSDCPSFVKSLGAWGGDFVMSAKFGDYKNYFWEKGFTTVFEWENIIGL, from the coding sequence ATGAGCGCGATCTTTTCACCGGGCAAGCTTATGCTTACTTCAGAATATTTCGCAATCGATGGAGCTCTTGTCTTAGCGGTACCTACCAGGCTGGGACAAGAGTTTTTCTTTGAAGAAAAAGAAGATGGAAAATCTCTTATTCTTTGGGAAGCCTATCATCAGAATACATTATGGTTAAAAGCTGTCATTGATTATAAAAACTGGCAGATCTTAGAAACCAATATTCCGTCAAGCGCTGAGTTTATTACCAAAACATTACAAAATGTTCAGCTGCTTTCTGACAGTAAATTCAAAACAGACCTTACTTATTATTTAAAAACAAATCTTCAGTTTCCTGCGGATTATGGGCTTGGGAGCAGTTCCACCCTGATGAATAACCTGGCGGAATGGGCTGAAATAGATCCTTTTCATCTTAACACCATCAGTTTGGGAGGCAGTGGATATGACATTGCAGTTGCAAAAGAAAAGTCCGCAGTGCTTTTCCAAAGTAAACCTGAGATAAAATATGAGAAAGTAGATTTTAATCCGTCCTTTAAAAATGAACTGATTTTTATTCATTTAAATCAGAAGCAGGATAGCAGAGAAGGAATCAATTTTTACAAATCAAAAAAGAAGTCTCCGGAACTGGTTGGTGAATTTTCGGATATCACAAAGAAAATTATGTTATGCGATGAATTGGAAAATTTTTCTGAACTAATGGTGATTCATGAGCGAAAAATTGCCGATTTTCTTGAAATACTCACAGTTAAAGAAAAATTTTTCTCAGATTGCCCTTCATTTGTCAAAAGTTTAGGCGCATGGGGTGGAGATTTTGTGATGAGTGCCAAATTTGGGGACTATAAGAACTATTTTTGGGAGAAAGGTTTTACAACTGTTTTTGAATGGGAAAATATAATTGGTTTATAA
- a CDS encoding SusC/RagA family TonB-linked outer membrane protein — MISKNLFNSKAWIPPVAAFFLGVTSVSAQNSRLKKDSLHEKELDEVVVVAYGKAKRNSYTGSVATISSDKINNRPVTNITKALEGQVAGIQTTSASGQPGAVSTIRIRGIGSISASSDPLYVVDGIPFDGNINSISPSDIESISVLKDATASALYGSRGANGIIIITTKSGKKGEARVNFNISQGFSGRAVKDYEQVNTDQYFQLYWEALRNGYQSGKVSSQQAAQMATDNLVSNLGINPYGTAYPKPVGTDGKLLSGASPLWNDDWRDILQRVASRNQVDLDISGGSEKSNYFFSLGYLDDKGMAIESGFKRYNTRLKINSEVKKWLNVGVNLSYTNSIQQAPTSSDSKASNIINAARFIPSFYPYYERNADGTYVLDADGNPIYDFGKYRPTNALQNQNAAATLPLDKNENKEDNFSGKGFMEFTFLPELKFKTSFSVDLVNYNGHYYSNPLLGQGAEIGGSVTKTNTRTLSYTTSNILTYDKKFGKHHVNALAGHEFYKYDYQTISGTRSQFSLPYYYEPDAASLLGSFSGNSNKLSLLSFLGKVEYDYNNTYFLSASGRADSSSRFAKDNRWGRFWSVGGSWKISNEEFIKSLNVFNQLTLRASYGGQGNDKLLRPNGQPLYYAYQELYRFISLGGEPGTTLEKTSTNNVKWETNLNLNVGLEFAILNNRVKGNIEYFKRKSQDLLFNMPVAPSLGISDYPANIGTIQNTGFEFSLFTTPVKNDNFQWNVDVNLSTLNNKVTKLPGGSLVVGTKLLTVGGSVYDFFIPEWVGVDPSNGKPLWKTVSTDASGNSVEGTTSEYSKATKLLQGSALPKLTGGISTSITYKNFDFSGLLTFKIGGKILDTDYTSIMHNGSAGGRAWSSEILNRWTPDNPYTDVPALSTTTNNWTSTSSRFLYSGTYARLKNVSLGYTLPEDYFEKIGLKKFRIYIQAENFLTFYKHKGMDPEQALDGTTYYRYPAMRTITFGLQATL; from the coding sequence ATGATTAGTAAAAATTTATTTAATTCTAAAGCCTGGATACCTCCGGTTGCGGCTTTTTTTCTGGGAGTCACCAGTGTAAGTGCACAGAATTCCAGACTGAAAAAAGATAGTCTTCATGAAAAGGAGCTTGATGAAGTCGTAGTGGTAGCTTACGGAAAAGCAAAAAGAAACAGCTATACCGGTTCTGTAGCCACCATTTCCAGTGATAAAATCAATAACAGACCTGTAACCAATATTACCAAAGCATTGGAAGGGCAGGTTGCAGGGATTCAGACCACCAGTGCCTCAGGGCAGCCGGGTGCGGTTTCTACTATCAGAATCAGAGGAATCGGTTCCATCAGTGCTTCCAGTGATCCTTTATACGTAGTAGACGGAATTCCTTTTGACGGAAATATTAACTCTATCAGCCCAAGTGATATTGAATCCATCAGTGTTTTGAAAGACGCTACAGCAAGTGCCTTGTATGGTTCAAGAGGAGCCAACGGGATTATTATCATCACTACAAAATCAGGGAAAAAAGGAGAAGCCAGAGTTAATTTTAATATCAGCCAGGGATTCTCCGGAAGAGCTGTCAAAGATTACGAACAGGTAAACACAGATCAGTACTTTCAATTATACTGGGAAGCATTAAGAAACGGATATCAGTCCGGTAAAGTTTCTTCTCAGCAGGCTGCTCAGATGGCAACAGATAATCTTGTTTCTAATCTTGGAATTAACCCATATGGAACTGCTTATCCAAAACCGGTGGGAACAGATGGAAAATTATTGTCAGGGGCATCACCACTCTGGAATGACGACTGGAGAGATATTTTACAGAGAGTGGCATCAAGAAACCAGGTGGATCTTGATATCAGCGGAGGAAGTGAGAAAAGTAATTACTTCTTTTCCCTTGGTTATCTGGACGACAAAGGTATGGCCATTGAATCTGGTTTTAAAAGATATAATACCAGGCTGAAAATTAATTCCGAAGTTAAAAAATGGCTGAATGTTGGAGTCAACTTAAGCTATACGAACAGTATTCAGCAGGCGCCTACTTCTTCGGATTCAAAAGCGAGTAATATCATCAATGCGGCAAGGTTCATTCCTTCATTCTATCCTTATTATGAAAGAAATGCAGACGGCACTTACGTTTTGGATGCCGACGGAAATCCGATCTATGATTTTGGAAAATACAGGCCTACGAATGCACTTCAGAACCAAAATGCGGCTGCAACCCTGCCATTGGACAAAAACGAAAATAAAGAAGATAACTTTTCAGGAAAAGGATTCATGGAATTCACCTTCTTGCCGGAGTTAAAATTCAAGACAAGCTTCTCTGTTGATCTGGTGAATTATAACGGACATTATTATTCAAATCCATTACTTGGTCAAGGTGCGGAAATCGGAGGTTCGGTGACGAAGACCAATACCAGAACACTTTCCTATACAACCAGCAATATTCTGACGTATGATAAAAAGTTTGGAAAGCATCATGTTAATGCATTAGCAGGACATGAATTCTATAAATACGATTATCAGACGATTTCAGGAACGAGAAGTCAGTTTTCACTGCCTTATTACTATGAGCCGGATGCTGCTTCTCTGCTGGGAAGTTTCAGTGGAAACAGTAATAAATTAAGCTTATTGAGTTTCCTTGGAAAAGTAGAGTATGACTACAATAATACTTACTTCTTATCTGCATCGGGAAGAGCAGACAGTTCTTCAAGATTTGCGAAAGATAACAGATGGGGCAGATTCTGGTCAGTGGGAGGTTCATGGAAAATTTCGAATGAGGAATTTATTAAAAGCCTGAATGTTTTCAATCAGTTGACATTGCGTGCCAGCTATGGAGGACAGGGAAATGATAAATTACTTAGACCTAACGGGCAGCCGCTTTATTATGCTTATCAGGAGCTGTACAGATTTATCAGCCTTGGCGGAGAACCTGGAACAACATTGGAGAAAACGTCTACCAATAATGTAAAATGGGAAACCAACCTTAACTTAAATGTGGGATTGGAATTCGCGATTCTGAATAACCGGGTTAAAGGGAATATCGAATATTTCAAAAGAAAAAGCCAGGATCTTCTGTTTAATATGCCGGTGGCACCATCGCTGGGAATCAGTGATTATCCTGCCAATATCGGAACCATTCAGAATACAGGATTTGAATTTTCATTATTTACAACACCGGTTAAGAATGATAATTTCCAGTGGAATGTAGATGTGAACTTAAGTACTTTAAACAATAAAGTCACAAAATTACCTGGCGGTTCTCTTGTAGTAGGAACCAAGCTGTTAACGGTTGGAGGTTCTGTGTACGATTTCTTTATTCCTGAATGGGTTGGAGTAGATCCAAGCAATGGAAAGCCATTGTGGAAAACAGTTTCTACTGATGCCAGCGGAAACTCAGTGGAAGGAACAACTTCAGAATATTCAAAAGCGACAAAACTATTGCAAGGTTCTGCATTGCCTAAACTGACAGGTGGAATCAGCACAAGTATCACCTATAAGAATTTTGATTTTTCAGGATTATTGACCTTCAAAATCGGAGGGAAAATTCTGGATACCGATTATACTTCCATTATGCATAACGGAAGTGCCGGAGGACGTGCGTGGAGTTCTGAAATTCTGAACAGATGGACACCGGATAATCCATATACAGATGTTCCCGCATTGAGCACAACAACAAATAACTGGACATCAACGTCTTCAAGATTCCTGTATTCAGGTACTTATGCTAGACTTAAAAATGTAAGCTTGGGATATACACTTCCTGAAGATTATTTTGAGAAAATAGGATTGAAAAAATTCAGAATTTATATCCAGGCAGAAAACTTTCTCACATTCTATAAACATAAAGGAATGGATCCTGAGCAGGCTTTGGACGGAACCACGTATTACAGATATCCTGCCATGAGAACGATCACTTTTGGTCTTCAGGCAACTCTTTAA
- the pckA gene encoding phosphoenolpyruvate carboxykinase (ATP) has product MKNTKIIQDLEKLGIKGNYEVVYNPSYEELYQAEVSPENQGFEKAELTESGAVSVKTGIFTGRSPKDRYIVQDDITRDTIFWDGKVNLPTTAEIFGSCKELVLNQLAGSKKIYVVDTFCGTNADTRLKVRFIVEVAWQAHFVTNMFIRPSHYELENFGEPDFTVINGSKTTNPNWEAQGLNSENFIMFNLTEKLQIIGGTWYGGEMKKGMFAMMNYYLPLKGMASMHCSANVGEKGDVALFFGLSGTGKTTLSADPKRYLIGDDEHGWDNNGVFNYEGGCYAKVIDLSAEKEPDIFAAIKRDALLENVVVNNGVADYTDGSITENTRVSYPIYHINKIVLPSKAGHAKKIVYLSADAFGVLPPVSILNEDQAQYHFLCGYTSKLAGTERGITEPQPSFSPAFGEAFLTLHPTMYSKTLIGKMKEHGAKAYLVNTGWNGTGKRISLKDTRAIIDAIIDGSIDNAPKTQVPIMNLEIPTELPNVSTGILDPRDTYENASEWEEKAKDLASRYIKNFEQYCDTEEGKKLVASGPQLQEQTI; this is encoded by the coding sequence ATGAAAAACACTAAAATCATCCAGGATTTAGAGAAATTAGGGATTAAAGGAAACTATGAAGTAGTGTATAATCCTTCTTATGAAGAATTATATCAGGCTGAAGTTTCTCCTGAAAATCAGGGGTTTGAGAAAGCTGAGCTTACAGAATCAGGCGCAGTATCAGTAAAAACAGGAATTTTCACAGGTCGTTCACCTAAAGACAGATATATTGTTCAGGATGATATTACAAGAGATACAATTTTCTGGGATGGTAAAGTAAACTTACCTACAACAGCAGAAATTTTCGGGTCTTGTAAAGAACTAGTGCTGAACCAGCTTGCCGGATCTAAAAAGATTTATGTAGTAGATACATTCTGCGGAACGAATGCGGATACGAGACTTAAAGTAAGATTTATCGTTGAAGTAGCATGGCAGGCACATTTTGTTACTAATATGTTCATTCGTCCTTCTCACTATGAGCTTGAAAACTTTGGCGAGCCGGATTTCACAGTAATCAACGGATCAAAAACTACCAACCCGAACTGGGAAGCTCAGGGATTAAATTCTGAGAACTTCATCATGTTCAACCTTACTGAAAAACTACAGATCATCGGAGGTACATGGTATGGAGGTGAGATGAAGAAAGGGATGTTCGCTATGATGAACTACTATCTTCCATTAAAAGGGATGGCTTCAATGCACTGTTCTGCAAACGTAGGAGAAAAAGGTGATGTAGCTTTATTCTTTGGTCTTTCAGGAACTGGTAAAACAACTTTATCAGCAGATCCTAAAAGATACCTTATCGGTGACGATGAGCACGGATGGGATAATAACGGAGTATTCAACTATGAAGGCGGATGCTACGCTAAAGTTATCGACTTATCTGCAGAAAAAGAACCGGATATCTTTGCTGCCATCAAGAGAGATGCACTTCTTGAAAACGTTGTTGTTAACAATGGAGTAGCGGATTATACAGACGGATCTATCACTGAGAACACAAGAGTTTCTTATCCGATTTATCATATCAACAAAATTGTATTGCCTTCCAAAGCAGGTCATGCCAAAAAGATCGTTTATCTTTCAGCAGATGCATTCGGAGTACTTCCTCCGGTTTCTATCCTGAATGAAGATCAGGCTCAATACCACTTCCTTTGCGGTTATACATCAAAATTAGCAGGAACTGAAAGGGGAATTACTGAACCTCAGCCATCTTTCTCTCCTGCATTTGGTGAAGCGTTCCTTACATTGCACCCAACAATGTATTCTAAAACATTAATCGGTAAAATGAAGGAGCACGGAGCTAAAGCTTATCTGGTGAACACAGGTTGGAATGGTACCGGAAAGAGAATTTCTCTGAAAGATACCAGAGCAATCATTGATGCCATCATTGACGGTTCTATTGACAATGCTCCTAAAACTCAGGTTCCGATCATGAACCTTGAAATTCCTACTGAATTGCCAAACGTTTCTACAGGTATTCTAGATCCTAGAGATACTTATGAGAACGCTTCAGAATGGGAAGAAAAAGCAAAAGATCTTGCTTCAAGATATATCAAGAACTTTGAGCAGTACTGTGATACTGAAGAAGGTAAAAAATTAGTAGCTTCAGGACCTCAATTGCAGGAACAGACTATCTAA
- a CDS encoding type II 3-dehydroquinate dehydratase, with product MRVLIINGPNLNLLGTREPEIYGNVSMESYLENLKSEFQAHDIKYYQSNIEGELINRLQEDDFDAVVINPGAYTHYSYAIADCLKNIRKPKVEVHISNIYKREEFRQKSVTAANTDAVLSGFGMDGYRLALLSLK from the coding sequence ATGAGAGTTTTAATCATCAACGGGCCTAATCTCAATCTTTTAGGCACAAGAGAACCGGAAATCTATGGAAATGTTTCTATGGAAAGTTATTTGGAAAATTTGAAATCCGAGTTTCAGGCTCATGATATAAAATATTACCAGTCTAATATTGAAGGCGAGCTTATTAACAGGCTTCAGGAGGATGACTTCGATGCAGTAGTGATCAATCCCGGGGCTTATACTCACTATTCATATGCGATTGCAGACTGTTTAAAAAATATCAGAAAACCTAAAGTAGAAGTTCATATCAGCAATATCTATAAAAGAGAGGAATTCAGACAGAAATCTGTAACAGCAGCTAATACGGATGCAGTCTTATCAGGCTTTGGAATGGATGGGTATCGGTTGGCCTTATTAAGTTTAAAATAA
- the fabD gene encoding ACP S-malonyltransferase → MKALVFPGQGSQFVGMGKELYDSRKDIKDLMESANEILGFDILSIMFNGTDADLKKTEVTQPSIFIHSVAALKAVNGLGAEMVAGHSLGEFSALVANGVLSFDDGLKLVSERAKAMQEACDANPSSMAAILGLDDAKVEEICAQISGVVVPANYNCPGQLVISGETPAVEEACIKLKEAGAKRALLLPVNGAFHSPLMQPAQERLAAAIEKTKFRKATIPVYQNITTTAVTNPDEIKQNLIAQLTGPVKWTQSVQNMIKDGASNFVEVGPGKTLQGLIKKIDGSVEATSAI, encoded by the coding sequence ATGAAAGCACTTGTATTTCCAGGGCAGGGTTCTCAGTTCGTAGGAATGGGAAAAGAATTGTATGATTCTAGAAAAGATATTAAAGATCTGATGGAATCTGCCAATGAAATTTTAGGTTTCGACATTCTTTCCATTATGTTTAACGGTACGGATGCGGATCTTAAGAAAACAGAGGTTACCCAGCCTTCAATATTTATACATTCAGTAGCAGCATTAAAAGCCGTAAATGGTCTTGGTGCTGAAATGGTAGCAGGACACTCTTTGGGAGAGTTCTCAGCTTTGGTTGCCAACGGAGTTTTATCCTTTGATGACGGTTTGAAATTAGTTTCTGAAAGAGCGAAAGCGATGCAGGAAGCTTGTGACGCCAATCCAAGTTCTATGGCTGCAATCTTAGGATTGGATGATGCCAAGGTTGAAGAAATCTGTGCACAAATTAGCGGGGTTGTTGTTCCTGCCAACTATAACTGTCCGGGACAATTGGTTATTTCAGGGGAAACTCCTGCAGTAGAAGAAGCGTGTATAAAGCTGAAAGAAGCAGGCGCTAAAAGAGCATTGCTGTTACCGGTAAACGGAGCTTTCCACTCACCATTGATGCAGCCTGCACAGGAGAGACTGGCAGCAGCTATCGAAAAGACAAAATTCAGAAAAGCAACTATTCCTGTATACCAGAATATCACGACAACAGCGGTAACCAATCCTGATGAGATCAAACAAAACCTGATCGCTCAGCTTACCGGTCCAGTAAAATGGACACAGTCTGTTCAGAATATGATTAAAGATGGCGCCTCTAACTTTGTGGAAGTAGGACCAGGAAAAACCCTTCAGGGATTGATCAAAAAAATTGACGGATCGGTAGAAGCTACTTCTGCAATCTAA
- a CDS encoding DUF6660 family protein, whose protein sequence is MNLLRWILAIYFMALSLMPCADVSHPQNSGNKIVSLSVKENHSKEKGDICSPLCACSCCQITVSAFKMDPLLEIPEQIPAYFSKKILFHKNDFAYQVYDPIWQPPKI, encoded by the coding sequence ATGAACCTCTTAAGATGGATACTGGCAATTTATTTCATGGCGCTATCATTGATGCCATGTGCTGATGTGTCTCATCCACAGAATTCCGGGAACAAAATAGTTTCCCTGAGTGTTAAGGAAAATCATTCAAAAGAAAAAGGAGACATCTGTTCTCCGCTGTGTGCCTGCAGCTGTTGCCAGATAACAGTTTCAGCATTTAAAATGGATCCTTTATTGGAAATTCCCGAGCAGATTCCTGCTTATTTTTCAAAGAAGATTTTATTCCACAAAAACGACTTTGCTTACCAGGTTTACGATCCTATCTGGCAGCCTCCTAAAATTTAA
- a CDS encoding LysM peptidoglycan-binding domain-containing protein, translated as MIKRFFILSSLCMVLGVSAQKSHTVVQGDNPYNIAKKYGMTIDELLKLNPKHKDGKLAIGDVLTIKSEKAATPAVTKTAPAGKVTSNTGASSLGKIVLLPKQTIYGITKQYRISETDLRKLNPELDSHMKIGDEITLPLASIKKYGGEQQAVTAEKHAETPVEKVTATAATSTSATTAAAEGESYVIQAKDNYYRITKQFGISQQDLYALNPGLEEKGLKPGDTITIKRSNNNNTDTVAETSNPKAKMDSGNEKSTAASTVAAGDDYVTYTVQQGDTVFSIVNKFGVSIDELIALNPDLSHGLKTGMVLKIKKQDAAYIKKNGDALSVILMLPFGYSTNETQYRGMALDFLTGAKLAIERNARGGQKLDIKIVDSGNEASFKNSLTQINPDNTDLIIGPFFKSNVIDVLDFTKNQKIPIVAPFANSPELYNYSNLIIVETNNQTYADKIVEEVKAVYSDQKIYIVADAKKEDANYIKAGLEKAVKNPNIIIVNSSADIQPDQNMMTGQSAPVIAILANDDNTAGDAFANRIIAMSKEVQGIKAFSMFYSPVFEKKVDELSQASLVYLMDRKINTDGSFEKEILAAYKSKYCKTPPKYAIVGFDVVNDMLTRENKKGEIFKQMNKVQTQLATKFEFVKSKANGAYVNTGYRVIRLVP; from the coding sequence ATGATAAAGAGGTTTTTTATTCTATCCAGTTTATGTATGGTTTTGGGAGTTTCAGCCCAGAAATCACATACGGTTGTGCAAGGTGACAATCCTTACAACATTGCCAAAAAGTATGGAATGACTATAGATGAATTGCTGAAGCTAAACCCAAAACATAAAGATGGCAAACTGGCGATCGGAGATGTTTTAACGATAAAATCAGAAAAAGCAGCCACTCCGGCTGTAACAAAAACAGCTCCTGCAGGAAAAGTAACTTCAAATACAGGTGCTTCTTCTCTGGGTAAAATTGTTTTACTGCCAAAGCAAACCATCTATGGTATTACAAAACAATACAGAATTTCCGAAACTGATTTAAGAAAACTGAATCCTGAACTGGATTCTCACATGAAAATCGGAGACGAAATCACATTACCTCTTGCCAGTATAAAAAAATATGGTGGCGAGCAACAGGCTGTAACAGCAGAAAAACATGCTGAAACTCCTGTAGAAAAAGTAACAGCAACTGCTGCTACATCTACATCTGCTACCACTGCTGCTGCAGAAGGAGAATCTTATGTGATTCAGGCGAAAGATAATTATTACAGAATTACAAAACAGTTTGGCATCAGCCAGCAGGATCTTTATGCTTTAAATCCGGGATTGGAAGAAAAAGGACTGAAACCTGGTGATACCATAACAATAAAAAGATCCAATAACAATAATACTGATACTGTTGCTGAAACTTCAAATCCAAAAGCAAAAATGGATTCAGGCAACGAAAAATCAACCGCTGCCTCCACTGTTGCTGCAGGTGATGATTATGTTACCTACACAGTTCAGCAGGGAGATACAGTGTTCTCTATTGTTAATAAATTCGGTGTTTCTATTGATGAGCTTATTGCTCTTAACCCGGATCTTTCACATGGTCTGAAAACCGGAATGGTTTTAAAAATCAAAAAGCAGGATGCTGCATACATAAAGAAGAATGGTGATGCTTTAAGCGTTATCCTGATGCTTCCTTTCGGGTACAGCACCAATGAAACCCAGTACAGAGGAATGGCACTTGACTTTTTGACAGGAGCTAAACTTGCTATTGAAAGAAATGCAAGAGGAGGACAAAAATTAGATATTAAAATCGTGGATTCAGGGAATGAAGCTTCGTTCAAAAACTCTTTGACGCAGATCAACCCTGATAATACAGATCTTATTATCGGACCTTTCTTCAAATCCAATGTAATAGATGTTCTTGATTTTACCAAAAATCAGAAAATCCCGATTGTAGCACCATTTGCCAACTCTCCGGAACTCTATAACTACAGTAACCTTATTATTGTAGAAACCAACAATCAGACCTATGCTGATAAGATTGTAGAAGAAGTAAAAGCAGTGTATTCAGATCAGAAAATATATATAGTGGCAGATGCTAAAAAAGAAGATGCCAACTATATTAAAGCCGGACTTGAAAAAGCGGTGAAAAATCCTAATATCATTATTGTTAATTCGTCGGCAGATATTCAACCGGATCAGAATATGATGACAGGACAGTCTGCACCGGTTATTGCTATTTTAGCAAATGATGATAATACTGCAGGAGATGCTTTTGCCAACAGAATAATTGCAATGTCTAAAGAAGTTCAGGGAATAAAAGCCTTCAGTATGTTCTATTCTCCTGTTTTCGAGAAGAAAGTGGATGAGCTGAGCCAGGCAAGTCTTGTATATCTGATGGATAGAAAGATCAATACAGACGGAAGCTTTGAGAAAGAAATTCTGGCTGCTTATAAAAGCAAATACTGCAAAACTCCACCAAAATATGCTATTGTAGGTTTTGATGTGGTAAATGACATGTTAACCAGAGAGAATAAAAAAGGAGAGATCTTTAAACAAATGAATAAAGTTCAGACTCAGCTTGCGACCAAATTTGAGTTTGTAAAATCTAAAGCTAACGGTGCTTATGTAAATACAGGTTACAGAGTAATCAGGTTAGTACCATAA
- a CDS encoding RagB/SusD family nutrient uptake outer membrane protein, with amino-acid sequence MKQLKYISFALIGFLSLASCESELDTAPTDQASSVEVFKTAESAETVVNGTWAKFNNDGTTYANIGYSTVLRASDAMGSDVAVLTNKYGFASTYAFTEMVNSTASRPLFIWTMLYSTINNMNNVITRIDGTEGSQEKKDQVKGQAKALRAFCYLNLASFYQFSYLKDKSALTAPIYTEPSTTSTVGKKRASLEEIYTLIKSDLTDADNLLKNYTRNNKDKINRSVVNGLLARTYLNTGEWSKASASAKIAREGFSLMAPEKYKDGFNDINNAEWIWGHAQTQEQSDESYAFHYLDVSSSGSYYYSFMADPYFKDLFDTNDIRYQLFSWDGQKGREGLLRYAKFKFKPTLIADIVYMRAAEMYLIEAEAEARNGNVPQAVAVLNQLKSARNANIYSGSLSQNAVVDAVLIERRKELFGEGFSLSDIIRTQGTVVRKPFVDADGKPIKVQITTPDGTVKTVDGKGHSVLDFPDKTAFTPNSTYYLFSIPQREFENNPNL; translated from the coding sequence ATGAAACAATTAAAATATATATCATTTGCTCTTATCGGATTTTTGTCGTTGGCAAGCTGCGAAAGCGAGCTGGATACAGCTCCTACTGATCAGGCCAGCAGTGTAGAAGTTTTCAAAACAGCCGAAAGTGCTGAGACGGTAGTGAACGGTACCTGGGCAAAGTTTAATAATGACGGAACAACCTATGCCAATATCGGGTATTCCACTGTGTTGAGAGCCAGTGATGCTATGGGAAGTGATGTGGCAGTATTGACCAATAAGTATGGTTTCGCTTCTACCTATGCCTTTACAGAAATGGTTAACAGTACAGCAAGCCGCCCGCTGTTTATCTGGACTATGTTGTATTCCACTATCAATAATATGAATAATGTGATTACAAGAATTGATGGCACAGAAGGCAGCCAGGAGAAAAAGGATCAGGTGAAAGGCCAGGCAAAAGCCTTACGTGCTTTCTGTTACCTGAATCTGGCAAGCTTTTATCAGTTCAGCTATCTTAAAGACAAATCAGCATTGACAGCCCCGATTTATACAGAACCTTCCACAACAAGCACAGTAGGGAAGAAGAGAGCAAGCCTTGAAGAAATCTATACATTGATTAAAAGTGATCTTACCGACGCCGATAACCTATTGAAAAATTATACAAGAAATAATAAGGATAAGATCAACCGTTCTGTGGTGAACGGACTTTTAGCAAGAACTTACCTGAATACAGGAGAATGGAGCAAAGCTTCAGCATCAGCAAAAATCGCAAGGGAAGGATTTTCTCTTATGGCTCCGGAAAAATATAAGGATGGATTCAATGATATCAACAATGCAGAATGGATCTGGGGACATGCACAGACCCAGGAACAGTCTGATGAAAGTTATGCCTTCCATTATCTGGATGTATCTTCCTCAGGAAGTTATTATTACAGCTTTATGGCGGATCCTTATTTTAAAGATCTTTTTGATACCAATGACATCAGATACCAGTTATTTTCATGGGACGGACAGAAAGGTAGAGAAGGATTGCTGAGGTATGCCAAATTTAAGTTTAAGCCAACCCTTATTGCAGATATTGTGTACATGAGAGCTGCTGAAATGTACCTGATCGAAGCTGAGGCGGAAGCCAGAAACGGAAATGTTCCTCAAGCGGTAGCAGTCTTGAACCAGTTGAAATCTGCCAGAAATGCTAATATTTATTCTGGATCATTGTCACAGAATGCAGTAGTAGATGCCGTTCTGATTGAAAGAAGAAAAGAATTATTCGGCGAAGGATTCTCCCTTTCAGATATCATCAGAACGCAGGGTACAGTAGTAAGAAAACCGTTTGTAGATGCTGACGGCAAACCGATAAAAGTTCAGATCACTACACCGGACGGAACCGTGAAAACAGTAGACGGTAAAGGACATTCCGTTCTTGATTTCCCAGATAAAACTGCTTTCACCCCAAACAGTACTTATTATTTATTCAGTATTCCACAAAGGGAATTTGAGAATAACCCGAATTTATGA